A region from the Wansuia hejianensis genome encodes:
- a CDS encoding DUF2815 family protein: MNELTNVTTGEVRMSYVHLFKPYAAMPGQEEKYSVTVLVPKTDTDTMNRINAAIEAAKQKGVTEKWNGQCPPMIPTPIYDGDGVRSSDGLPFGPECKGHWVFTAGTKVDYPPEVVDAQCNPIINQSEVYSGMYGRVSVSFFPYAFGGKKGIGCGLGPVQKTRDGEPLSSGHVSAAQAFGMPQAQQPAPMQNGYAQPQYAQPGSMNTNITQGAAAGGINPITGLPY, encoded by the coding sequence ATGAATGAATTGACGAATGTAACAACAGGAGAAGTAAGAATGAGCTATGTACATCTGTTTAAGCCCTATGCAGCGATGCCGGGGCAGGAAGAGAAGTACAGCGTCACGGTGTTGGTGCCAAAGACGGACACCGACACTATGAACCGGATCAATGCGGCCATTGAGGCGGCAAAACAGAAGGGCGTTACTGAGAAATGGAACGGCCAGTGCCCGCCAATGATACCGACACCTATATATGACGGGGATGGCGTGCGTTCCTCGGATGGACTGCCATTTGGCCCTGAATGTAAGGGGCATTGGGTGTTCACGGCCGGCACGAAGGTGGATTATCCGCCGGAGGTGGTAGATGCGCAGTGCAATCCGATCATTAACCAGTCAGAAGTGTACAGCGGCATGTACGGACGTGTGAGCGTCAGCTTTTTCCCTTACGCGTTCGGCGGGAAAAAGGGGATCGGCTGTGGCCTTGGACCCGTGCAAAAAACCAGGGATGGAGAGCCTTTAAGCAGCGGCCATGTATCCGCCGCGCAGGCGTTTGGGATGCCTCAGGCGCAGCAGCCGGCCCCTATGCAGAACGGTTACGCGCAGCCCCAGTACGCCCAGCCAGGATCTATGAATACCAATATCACGCAGGGCGCGGCAGCTGGGGGAATCAACCCGATTACCGGATTACCATATTAA